In a single window of the Methylophaga frappieri genome:
- a CDS encoding AI-2E family transporter — protein sequence MTVRSMLKNWAAHYFSDEEAVILLLVLLLGFAIVIWLGGMLAPFFTALILAFMLQGLINMLVRRHVPEWLAMVLVYLGFVGALLAMAFLLLPLLWEQLVNLVQEAPRMLSSGQAWLDGLQTQYPNLISPDQLQVWISAAGRELSQFGQRVLTISLSSLGNIIGIIVYLVLVPILVFFLLKDRRQLTQFAVNLLPEKRGLMSRVWQEMDDQIANYIRGKAIEIIIVGGAAYVMFSAFALPYAALLAVIVGFSVLIPFIGAAVATLPVAAVAGFHFGMTEQFLYVLLAYGVLQALDGNVLVPVLFSEAVNLHPVSIILAVLFFGGIWGVWGVFFAIPLATLIKAMVFAWPRGLKHQQVVADKNVIDSK from the coding sequence ATGACCGTACGGTCTATGCTCAAAAATTGGGCGGCGCATTACTTCTCAGATGAAGAAGCGGTCATTTTGTTACTGGTGTTGTTGCTTGGTTTTGCAATTGTTATCTGGCTTGGTGGCATGCTGGCTCCCTTTTTTACCGCGCTGATATTAGCGTTTATGCTGCAGGGGCTGATCAATATGCTGGTGCGCCGACATGTACCGGAATGGTTGGCCATGGTCTTGGTTTATCTGGGGTTTGTTGGTGCCTTGTTGGCGATGGCTTTTTTGCTGTTGCCACTGCTGTGGGAGCAGTTAGTCAATCTGGTGCAGGAAGCGCCGAGGATGCTATCAAGTGGTCAAGCCTGGCTGGACGGACTCCAGACGCAATATCCTAATCTTATCAGTCCGGATCAACTACAAGTCTGGATTAGTGCGGCAGGTCGTGAGTTATCTCAGTTTGGTCAGCGCGTATTGACGATATCACTGTCTTCCTTGGGTAATATTATCGGCATTATTGTCTATCTGGTGCTGGTGCCGATTCTGGTGTTTTTTTTATTGAAAGATCGTCGTCAGTTGACGCAGTTTGCCGTGAATTTGTTACCGGAAAAGCGGGGGTTGATGAGTCGGGTCTGGCAAGAAATGGATGATCAGATCGCGAACTATATTCGTGGTAAAGCCATTGAGATCATTATTGTCGGTGGCGCTGCCTATGTCATGTTTTCCGCGTTTGCATTGCCCTATGCAGCATTGTTGGCGGTGATTGTCGGCTTTTCGGTGTTGATCCCGTTTATCGGTGCTGCCGTGGCAACCCTGCCGGTTGCTGCGGTAGCGGGATTTCATTTTGGTATGACGGAGCAGTTTTTATACGTATTGTTGGCTTACGGGGTGTTGCAAGCATTGGATGGAAACGTGCTGGTGCCCGTACTGTTTTCTGAAGCCGTCAATCTACATCCGGTCTCCATTATTTTGGCGGTTCTGTTTTTTGGTGGTATTTGGGGCGTTTGGGGCGTATTTTTTGCCATTCCATTGGCGACCCTGATTAAAGCCATGGTTTTTGCTTGGCCCCGGGGCTTGAAACATCAGCAGGTTGTGGCGGATAAAAATGTTATCGACTCAAAGTAA
- a CDS encoding efflux RND transporter permease subunit: MLEAPIRNGKLLTVIVLIVCVLGLAAVRLIPVQMIPDLDTRIISVQTNWAGATPQDIEKEILIEQERYLGNIPNLTRMESFAETSQAEIEMHFPFGVNINETLIEVTNALSQVSGYPENVDQPRVSNSSFSENAFMHFTVTPLPGNPLNLDLHMITDFVDDNIRTAMERVNGVSQVQIRGGAERQMQVFVDAAKLAQRGITLSDVRNAIRARNSDASAGDIDEGQRRYLLRTVGRFNSQQELENLILARRNNTDILLKDVAEVQLDHFEIREEAIINNEAALHMAVKREPGSNVIDIKYGMLSVVDELRETVLKPNGLDIFLLGDDVRYVEAAIQNVSQNLLLGGLLACLILFAFLRSFRGTVIGLMGMPVCVIAAFLGLLLFDRTINVISLAGIAFAIGMTVDNTIVVLESIEQARRRGLDRIEAAITGVREVWTAVLASSMTTVIVFLPVLLVQEEAGQLYSDIAIAISIAIMASMLFAVGVVPSACARFGLGTGASKSLDDLHRHGLILKTINWLTAGNIRRILTMTIMFTITIVAAWILMPPAEYLPEGEEPKAFSSMMAPPGTNLSEMQRIASEVNVILEQARQADPVDFDRGEIRLPALAYYYLRTSPNGLWLLSEPKRGDDINAMMETLTELFKSYPGMRAFSGRGSIISSNQGGTRAVNLDIAGPDMGDLYRTAEYAYQRAENLFDNPQINSSPSSLSLDQPLIEIVPRWHRLSEVGFTADEFGFAVSALSDGAFVDEFFLDDDKIDIFLYSHAGQSQSLPNLAELPVLTPNASILPLNALADLNETVDSDTLRRVDGRRTVTLLIIPPRDVALETAVQRVRNEMIPAMQSQGEVAKGVSLSISGASDQLDATRESLSENLVVAVALIYLLLVAIFSHWGYPLIILATVPLGIAAGIVGLVAVNQSGPLLAMIGLPPLIQPFDMITMLGFVILLGTVVNNPILIVEQARRYLENASDTVQQAVVKAVATRLRPILMSTMTTVFGLAPLVFIPGAGAELYRGIGIVVLVGIFVSMIVTLTFLPCLLVYVLSLTERGRRKATD; encoded by the coding sequence ATGCTTGAGGCACCAATTCGCAATGGGAAATTACTGACCGTCATTGTTCTGATTGTGTGCGTGCTGGGTCTCGCGGCTGTTCGGCTGATTCCCGTGCAGATGATACCGGATCTGGATACCCGTATTATCAGCGTCCAAACTAACTGGGCAGGTGCAACCCCTCAAGATATCGAAAAAGAAATTCTGATTGAGCAGGAACGTTATCTTGGCAATATTCCGAATCTCACTCGGATGGAGTCTTTTGCTGAAACCAGCCAAGCCGAAATCGAAATGCATTTTCCTTTTGGCGTCAATATCAATGAAACCCTGATCGAGGTGACCAACGCTCTGAGTCAGGTTTCTGGTTATCCGGAAAATGTTGATCAGCCCCGAGTCAGCAACAGTTCATTCTCTGAAAATGCGTTTATGCATTTTACCGTTACCCCTTTGCCCGGAAATCCGCTAAATCTCGATTTACATATGATCACGGATTTTGTTGATGACAATATTCGCACTGCCATGGAACGGGTCAACGGCGTATCACAAGTGCAAATCCGGGGGGGTGCCGAACGCCAAATGCAGGTGTTTGTTGATGCTGCCAAACTGGCTCAACGTGGTATTACCTTATCCGATGTCCGTAATGCTATCCGTGCACGCAATAGTGATGCCTCGGCCGGCGACATTGATGAAGGTCAGCGGCGATACCTGTTACGAACGGTGGGTCGGTTTAACAGCCAGCAGGAATTAGAAAATCTGATTTTGGCGCGGCGCAACAATACCGACATCTTATTGAAAGATGTTGCCGAAGTTCAGCTGGATCACTTTGAAATCCGGGAAGAAGCCATTATCAATAATGAAGCAGCGCTTCACATGGCCGTTAAACGTGAACCGGGATCCAACGTCATTGATATCAAGTACGGCATGCTCAGTGTGGTTGATGAACTTCGAGAAACCGTGCTCAAACCAAATGGACTGGATATTTTCCTGCTTGGCGATGATGTGCGTTATGTCGAAGCGGCCATTCAAAATGTCTCCCAAAACCTGCTGTTGGGGGGCTTGTTGGCTTGCTTGATTCTGTTTGCCTTTTTGCGTTCTTTTCGCGGTACGGTTATTGGTCTGATGGGGATGCCAGTGTGCGTTATCGCCGCGTTTTTAGGACTGTTACTGTTTGACCGCACGATTAATGTTATCTCACTGGCCGGGATTGCGTTTGCGATAGGCATGACTGTCGATAACACGATTGTCGTTTTGGAAAGTATTGAGCAGGCTCGTCGCCGCGGTCTGGACAGAATTGAAGCGGCAATTACCGGTGTCCGCGAGGTGTGGACCGCCGTTCTCGCATCAAGCATGACGACCGTTATCGTCTTTTTACCGGTATTGCTGGTTCAGGAAGAGGCCGGCCAGCTTTACTCGGATATTGCCATTGCTATCTCGATTGCCATTATGGCATCCATGTTATTTGCTGTTGGGGTTGTGCCTTCTGCCTGTGCCCGATTTGGTCTGGGCACAGGAGCCAGCAAAAGTCTTGATGACCTGCATCGTCATGGTTTGATATTAAAAACCATTAACTGGCTGACCGCCGGCAATATTCGGCGTATTTTGACCATGACCATTATGTTCACGATTACCATTGTTGCGGCGTGGATTTTGATGCCACCAGCAGAGTATTTGCCAGAAGGTGAAGAGCCAAAAGCGTTTTCTTCAATGATGGCACCGCCGGGCACCAATTTGTCTGAAATGCAGCGTATTGCCAGCGAAGTCAATGTCATTCTTGAACAAGCCCGGCAAGCCGATCCGGTCGATTTTGATCGGGGTGAAATCCGCCTGCCAGCACTGGCTTATTACTACCTTAGAACGTCACCTAATGGCCTTTGGCTACTGAGCGAACCCAAGCGTGGTGATGATATCAATGCCATGATGGAAACTCTGACCGAGCTATTCAAAAGCTACCCGGGTATGCGCGCGTTCTCAGGTCGTGGCTCCATCATCTCCAGTAATCAGGGAGGCACGCGGGCAGTGAACCTGGATATTGCCGGCCCTGATATGGGTGATCTCTACCGTACGGCCGAATATGCCTATCAACGTGCTGAGAACCTGTTCGATAACCCACAAATTAACTCCTCCCCCAGCTCATTGTCTTTGGATCAACCTTTGATCGAAATTGTGCCTCGGTGGCACCGGTTATCTGAAGTTGGCTTTACCGCTGACGAATTTGGCTTTGCAGTCTCCGCCTTGAGTGACGGGGCGTTTGTCGATGAGTTTTTTCTTGATGATGACAAGATCGATATTTTTCTTTATAGCCATGCCGGACAATCGCAATCATTGCCAAACCTGGCAGAATTACCGGTATTAACACCCAATGCCAGCATTCTGCCGTTAAATGCGCTGGCAGATCTCAACGAAACCGTGGACAGTGATACCCTGCGCCGAGTTGATGGCCGCCGCACCGTCACGCTGTTGATTATCCCACCACGTGACGTGGCATTGGAAACCGCCGTACAACGGGTTCGCAATGAAATGATCCCTGCCATGCAGTCTCAAGGAGAAGTCGCCAAAGGCGTCTCTCTCAGTATTTCAGGTGCGTCAGATCAGCTGGATGCGACCCGGGAATCGTTATCAGAAAATCTGGTGGTTGCCGTCGCGCTGATTTATTTATTACTGGTGGCCATTTTCTCTCATTGGGGCTATCCGCTTATCATTCTGGCAACCGTACCATTAGGGATTGCTGCCGGTATTGTTGGTCTGGTTGCCGTCAATCAGTCCGGGCCTTTACTTGCCATGATTGGTTTGCCGCCATTAATACAGCCTTTCGACATGATTACCATGCTGGGATTTGTCATTTTGCTGGGAACGGTAGTGAATAACCCGATTCTGATCGTTGAGCAGGCGCGCCGTTACCTGGAAAATGCCAGTGACACCGTTCAACAGGCTGTGGTGAAAGCGGTCGCCACGCGATTACGGCCAATTCTGATGTCAACCATGACTACGGTATTTGGTTTAGCCCCATTGGTCTTCATTCCGGGTGCAGGTGCTGAGCTTTATCGGGGGATTGGTATCGTCGTGTTAGTGGGTATTTTTGTCTCAATGATTGTGACGCTGACCTTTTTGCCCTGCTTATTAGTGTATGTGTTATCACTAACCGAACGTGGTCGACGCAAAGCAACCGACTAG
- a CDS encoding DUF6746 family protein, with translation MNVFNYLAAAALSFGVADISRAQQSTQQLKSPVETFEQVVSQFNADNDRLKAILANDPLTASDVAEISVLTQALEIALNKINQQFVDPKNIALPVISTLPEERVTNKKG, from the coding sequence ATGAATGTATTTAACTATCTGGCGGCCGCCGCATTAAGTTTTGGTGTGGCAGATATATCTCGGGCGCAACAATCCACACAGCAGCTAAAATCACCAGTAGAAACGTTTGAACAGGTTGTCAGTCAATTTAATGCTGACAATGACCGACTGAAAGCTATTTTAGCGAATGATCCATTAACGGCATCAGATGTTGCCGAAATTTCCGTGTTGACCCAGGCATTAGAGATTGCATTGAACAAAATAAATCAACAGTTTGTTGATCCTAAGAATATTGCCCTTCCGGTGATTAGCACGCTGCCTGAAGAGAGGGTGACGAACAAAAAAGGCTAA
- a CDS encoding efflux RND transporter periplasmic adaptor subunit — translation MDIFKRFRRFSTWFCHFGLLFVLGLSVAYAEDLPVTIVKPVLTDTGERIQLSGSFSAERQAMLSPRMDGLVKSVRVDAGDAVKQGDLLIELDSVLTQLQLTQARATSQEAQAAVTEAKRLVEEAERLRGDNYISATELANRKANLAVTEAALAAAKANASRVDEERRRHQLTAPFDGVISAKMTEAGEWINRGDQVLELVSLEQVRLDINVPQERFTYLNKDSQITIYPDALPNQSLTGKVIAIVPVSNPQARSFLVRAVVDDPQVTLLPGTSATAAITLKSNQQPGLSLPRDAVLRHPDGGRSVFVVNADNTVSRQSVVIQQETPQSVIVSEGLAQDDRVVLRGNEVLKQGNTVSIVEGN, via the coding sequence ATGGATATATTTAAACGTTTCCGCCGGTTTTCCACCTGGTTTTGCCATTTCGGGCTGCTGTTTGTGCTCGGTTTGTCCGTTGCATACGCTGAAGATTTGCCGGTTACCATTGTTAAACCGGTCCTGACAGATACTGGCGAACGTATACAACTTTCCGGCTCGTTCAGCGCTGAGCGACAAGCCATGTTATCGCCACGAATGGATGGTTTGGTTAAATCTGTTCGCGTCGATGCAGGTGATGCGGTCAAACAAGGTGATTTACTGATAGAACTGGATAGTGTCCTGACACAGCTTCAATTAACTCAGGCACGAGCCACAAGCCAAGAAGCCCAAGCCGCTGTCACCGAGGCAAAACGCCTGGTTGAAGAAGCTGAACGTCTGCGAGGCGATAATTATATTTCCGCCACGGAACTGGCAAATCGCAAGGCCAATCTAGCTGTGACCGAAGCGGCCTTGGCTGCCGCCAAAGCCAATGCCAGCCGGGTTGACGAAGAGCGTCGACGACATCAATTAACCGCCCCTTTTGATGGTGTTATCAGCGCCAAAATGACCGAAGCGGGTGAGTGGATTAATCGTGGTGATCAAGTGCTTGAGCTGGTCTCGCTGGAACAGGTTCGTCTGGATATCAATGTGCCGCAGGAACGCTTCACCTATTTGAATAAAGACAGTCAGATCACCATCTACCCGGACGCGCTACCAAATCAGTCCCTCACTGGCAAAGTGATCGCCATTGTTCCAGTCAGTAACCCGCAGGCGCGCTCATTTCTGGTCCGAGCAGTAGTGGACGATCCGCAGGTTACCTTGCTGCCAGGCACGTCGGCTACGGCTGCCATTACGCTGAAAAGCAACCAGCAGCCAGGATTATCGCTGCCTCGTGATGCGGTGTTAAGACATCCCGATGGCGGTCGCAGCGTGTTTGTTGTCAATGCAGATAATACCGTTAGTCGTCAATCGGTCGTTATTCAGCAAGAAACCCCTCAAAGTGTCATTGTCAGCGAGGGTCTGGCACAGGATGATCGCGTGGTATTGCGTGGTAATGAAGTCCTTAAGCAAGGCAACACGGTCAGCATCGTTGAAGGCAATTAA
- a CDS encoding class 1 fructose-bisphosphatase: MSTIGKTLNQFIIESQRAFPDASGDLSGLLNDIGVACKQIAHLVTRSGISGLGGYAETHNVQGEPQKQLDILSHDIFVQQLGWTGHLAAMISEEIEDVISIPTRYPRGQYLLAFDPLDGSSNLDVNVSVGSIFSILRCPDSTTQPGMKAFLQPGTAQVCAGFTVYGPATVLVLTLGNGVHGFTLDRDVGEFILTHPNLRIPQQTAEFAINMSNQRHWDSPVEKYIGECLAGADGVREKNFNLRWVASMVAEVYRILMRGGVFLYPIDERIRQQGGRLRLLYEANPMSFIVEQAGGLSSTGEQRILELMPTELHQRVPVILGSSAEVARLIRYHQKPE; this comes from the coding sequence ATGTCTACTATCGGTAAAACTTTAAACCAGTTTATTATCGAGTCACAACGAGCTTTTCCGGATGCCAGTGGTGATTTATCTGGCTTACTGAATGATATTGGTGTTGCTTGCAAGCAGATCGCTCACCTTGTCACGAGAAGTGGTATTAGCGGTCTTGGTGGCTATGCCGAAACCCATAATGTGCAGGGTGAACCTCAAAAACAGCTCGATATTCTCAGTCACGATATTTTTGTTCAGCAGTTAGGCTGGACAGGCCATTTGGCTGCCATGATCTCGGAAGAGATCGAAGATGTTATTTCCATTCCTACACGCTATCCAAGAGGCCAGTATCTCTTGGCTTTTGATCCTCTCGATGGATCATCCAATCTTGATGTCAACGTTTCCGTTGGCAGTATCTTTTCGATACTACGGTGTCCGGATAGCACTACTCAACCCGGTATGAAAGCCTTCTTGCAACCCGGAACGGCGCAAGTTTGTGCTGGATTTACCGTCTATGGGCCGGCAACGGTACTGGTATTGACTTTGGGTAATGGAGTTCATGGTTTTACTCTAGATAGAGATGTCGGGGAATTTATTTTAACGCATCCCAACTTACGCATTCCGCAACAAACAGCAGAGTTCGCTATCAATATGTCTAACCAACGCCACTGGGATTCACCGGTTGAAAAATATATTGGCGAGTGTCTGGCTGGTGCGGATGGTGTTCGAGAGAAAAACTTTAATCTCCGCTGGGTGGCGTCAATGGTCGCGGAGGTTTATCGCATATTGATGCGGGGCGGTGTCTTTCTTTATCCGATAGATGAACGTATCCGTCAGCAAGGGGGGCGGTTGCGCCTGCTCTATGAAGCGAACCCGATGAGTTTTATTGTCGAACAGGCGGGTGGCTTAAGTAGTACAGGAGAGCAGCGTATCCTCGAGTTAATGCCAACCGAGTTGCATCAACGCGTTCCGGTTATTTTAGGATCCTCGGCAGAGGTAGCACGACTGATCCGCTATCATCAGAAACCGGAATGA
- the fhcD gene encoding formylmethanofuran--tetrahydromethanopterin N-formyltransferase, which translates to MIINGVAIDKTFAEAFPMKGTRIIITAQNTEWAMNSAVAFTGFATSVIACGCEAAIERTLTPSETPDGRPGVACLIFAMGGKGLAKQVETRAGQCVLTAPTTALFAGIAGEEGKEIALGKNLRFFGDGFQISKMIDGQRYWRIPVMDGEFLTQENTGVVSAVGGGNFLILAESQPQALAACEAAIKAMKQIPNVIMPFPGGVVRSGSKVGSKYKALNASTNDAFCPTLKGQTKTECSPEVESVMEIVIDGLTKEDIDKAIRVGVQAACDLGAENGIRRISAGNYGGKLGPFHFHLQEIMA; encoded by the coding sequence GTGATTATTAACGGTGTTGCGATTGATAAAACGTTTGCCGAAGCTTTTCCGATGAAAGGCACCCGAATCATCATTACGGCCCAAAATACCGAATGGGCCATGAATTCTGCTGTGGCCTTTACGGGGTTTGCAACGTCAGTCATTGCCTGTGGTTGTGAGGCGGCGATTGAACGGACGTTGACGCCGTCAGAAACGCCAGATGGACGTCCCGGCGTTGCCTGCCTGATTTTTGCGATGGGCGGCAAGGGCTTAGCAAAACAAGTTGAAACCCGAGCCGGTCAATGCGTTTTGACCGCACCAACCACTGCTTTATTTGCGGGTATTGCAGGTGAGGAGGGTAAAGAAATTGCCCTCGGTAAAAACCTGCGTTTTTTTGGCGATGGTTTTCAGATTTCCAAAATGATTGACGGCCAGCGCTATTGGCGGATTCCAGTGATGGATGGGGAGTTTTTGACCCAAGAGAATACCGGCGTTGTCTCTGCTGTAGGTGGGGGAAATTTTTTGATATTAGCCGAATCTCAACCTCAAGCTTTGGCGGCATGTGAAGCGGCTATTAAAGCGATGAAGCAGATTCCGAACGTGATTATGCCGTTTCCCGGTGGTGTTGTTCGCAGCGGATCCAAGGTTGGATCTAAATACAAAGCGCTAAATGCTTCAACCAATGATGCTTTTTGTCCGACCTTAAAAGGCCAAACGAAAACCGAATGCTCACCTGAAGTTGAGTCGGTGATGGAAATCGTCATAGACGGTTTGACCAAGGAAGATATAGATAAAGCCATTCGGGTTGGCGTGCAAGCGGCCTGTGATTTGGGGGCTGAAAATGGTATCCGGCGTATCAGTGCGGGTAACTATGGCGGTAAATTAGGGCCATTTCACTTTCATTTGCAGGAGATCATGGCATGA
- a CDS encoding formylmethanofuran dehydrogenase subunit A: MLIKLTGGRVYDPAHNEENVVRDIYIRDGRIVEKPADGRVDQEIDVRDKVIMSGAIDMHTHIGGGKVNIARTMLPEDHAEEVFARTELLRSGCGHAAPSTLTTGYRYAEMGYTAGFEPAVLPINARQAHMEMHDTPILDKGGYVMLGSDDFLLRMMAAKADQEAINNYVAWTITHAQAVGLKVVNPGGINAFKFNQRKLDLDEKNVFYGVTPRDILHRLSTAVKELGVPHPLHVHGCNLGVPGNMETTLDTIQGAEGLPMHLTHIQFHSYGTEGDFKFSSGAAEIAEAINKHKNITVDVGQILFGQTVTASGDNMRQFDAHAHAHPNKWVAMDIECDAGCGVVPFKYKDQSYVNALQWMIGLETFLLIDDPWRVFLTTDHPNGAPFTSYPHLIRLLMDKTFRNDILSTLHPEAQKATNLATIEREYSLYEIAIMTRAGAAKLVGLADRGHLGVGAAADITIYQDQPDREKMFSKPDYVFKDGQMVVRQGEIQKIVWGTTHVVKPEYDASVEKSLKKYFDRYHTMKLDNFKISNDEMVDDGRGSLTIQPLHEGGRL, encoded by the coding sequence ATGTTAATCAAACTTACTGGAGGTCGGGTTTACGACCCGGCACATAATGAGGAAAACGTCGTTCGAGATATTTACATTCGGGACGGACGAATCGTTGAAAAACCGGCAGATGGGCGTGTCGATCAGGAAATTGATGTTCGCGATAAAGTCATTATGTCCGGTGCCATTGATATGCATACCCATATCGGTGGCGGTAAGGTCAATATTGCCCGGACCATGTTGCCGGAAGATCATGCAGAAGAGGTATTTGCCAGAACAGAACTTTTACGCAGTGGCTGTGGACATGCGGCGCCAAGCACGTTAACCACCGGATATCGTTACGCAGAGATGGGCTATACCGCCGGGTTTGAGCCCGCGGTGCTGCCAATCAATGCCCGTCAGGCGCATATGGAAATGCACGATACGCCGATTCTGGATAAAGGCGGTTATGTGATGCTGGGCAGTGATGACTTTCTGTTGCGAATGATGGCGGCCAAAGCGGATCAAGAGGCTATCAATAATTATGTCGCCTGGACCATTACTCATGCACAGGCGGTGGGTTTAAAAGTTGTTAATCCTGGCGGGATTAATGCATTTAAATTTAATCAACGTAAACTCGATTTAGATGAGAAAAATGTCTTTTATGGCGTCACTCCACGCGATATTTTGCATCGTTTATCGACGGCTGTTAAAGAGCTAGGTGTACCGCACCCATTGCATGTGCACGGCTGTAACCTGGGTGTACCAGGAAATATGGAAACAACACTCGATACGATTCAAGGTGCTGAAGGCTTGCCTATGCACCTTACGCATATTCAGTTTCATAGTTACGGCACAGAAGGGGATTTTAAGTTTTCCTCTGGGGCGGCAGAAATCGCGGAAGCCATCAATAAGCATAAAAACATCACGGTTGATGTCGGCCAGATTCTTTTTGGTCAAACAGTGACCGCATCTGGTGACAATATGCGCCAGTTTGATGCACATGCTCATGCCCATCCTAACAAGTGGGTGGCGATGGATATTGAGTGTGATGCGGGCTGTGGCGTCGTCCCGTTTAAATATAAAGACCAGAGCTACGTGAATGCTTTGCAGTGGATGATTGGTCTGGAAACCTTTTTGTTAATCGATGACCCTTGGCGCGTATTTCTGACAACCGATCACCCTAATGGTGCGCCATTTACCAGTTATCCACACTTGATTAGGTTGTTGATGGATAAGACTTTTCGTAATGATATTTTGTCAACACTGCACCCCGAAGCACAAAAAGCAACGAATCTGGCTACCATAGAACGTGAGTATTCATTATATGAAATCGCGATTATGACCCGGGCAGGTGCTGCGAAGTTAGTGGGCTTAGCTGATCGCGGTCATTTGGGAGTGGGGGCGGCAGCAGATATTACGATTTATCAAGATCAGCCGGATCGGGAAAAAATGTTTTCCAAACCAGACTATGTTTTCAAAGATGGTCAAATGGTCGTTCGCCAGGGCGAAATTCAGAAAATTGTCTGGGGTACAACCCATGTGGTTAAGCCTGAATATGACGCAAGTGTCGAAAAATCATTGAAAAAATACTTTGATCGATACCACACCATGAAGCTCGATAATTTCAAAATCAGTAATGATGAAATGGTCGATGATGGCCGTGGCTCGCTCACCATTCAGCCGTTGCATGAAGGAGGCCGGTTGTGA
- a CDS encoding MAPEG family protein, which translates to MPSIFVVLFIVSLLPMTLAIIGGYLRFRQFDQFDNHHPRQQQTKLSGLAARIYAAQQNAWESLIFYAVACLLAFISSIDLDTLSYAALLFLACRILHPVFYALNQASFRSLVFMVGWLANVYIAVRSLLVVSL; encoded by the coding sequence ATGCCGAGTATTTTTGTTGTGCTATTTATTGTTTCCCTATTGCCAATGACCTTGGCCATCATTGGTGGTTATTTGCGTTTTCGGCAGTTTGACCAATTTGATAATCATCATCCACGTCAACAGCAGACCAAACTGTCAGGCTTGGCAGCCCGAATTTATGCGGCACAACAGAATGCCTGGGAGTCCCTTATTTTTTATGCGGTGGCGTGTTTGCTGGCCTTCATTTCCAGTATTGATTTAGATACGTTGAGTTATGCGGCACTATTGTTTCTTGCTTGCCGGATTTTGCATCCGGTTTTTTATGCTTTAAATCAGGCATCATTTCGATCACTGGTTTTTATGGTTGGCTGGCTGGCCAATGTGTATATCGCTGTCAGATCACTGCTGGTGGTCAGTTTATAA
- a CDS encoding formylmethanofuran dehydrogenase subunit C, which yields MSALKLTLKVSLAQRVDCSPLTPDKLAGKTRQEIAELPLFSGRRQLRVADLFDVDGDETDTIQIENSSDKLDHVGHAMASGEIQVSGNVGAYLGQFMSGGHIMVKGNSDLYTGCEMKGGQIKIEGNTGDFVGAARSGYKNGMTGGTIIITGNSGDRTGDHMRRGYILIEGNAGDYCGSRMVSGTIAVIGQTGAHLGYGMKRGTLLLNQAPKQGIGANFNDCGAHTLAFLPLMFASFKKLDSAFANLSPFSRVHRYAGDIGGIGMGEILVKIS from the coding sequence ATGAGCGCATTGAAATTGACCTTGAAGGTTAGTCTTGCACAGCGCGTTGACTGTTCGCCATTGACGCCGGATAAGCTCGCTGGAAAAACGCGACAAGAGATTGCCGAACTGCCTTTATTTTCAGGCCGCCGTCAGCTTCGTGTTGCCGACCTGTTTGATGTGGATGGCGATGAAACCGACACCATTCAAATTGAAAACAGCAGTGACAAGCTGGATCATGTTGGTCATGCGATGGCATCAGGAGAAATTCAGGTTAGTGGCAATGTCGGGGCTTATTTAGGGCAGTTTATGTCTGGTGGACATATTATGGTCAAAGGTAATAGTGACCTCTATACCGGCTGTGAGATGAAAGGTGGCCAAATCAAAATTGAGGGTAATACCGGTGATTTTGTTGGTGCAGCGCGTTCTGGTTATAAAAATGGTATGACTGGCGGCACGATTATTATTACCGGCAATAGCGGCGATCGCACCGGTGATCACATGCGCCGAGGCTATATTTTGATTGAGGGCAATGCGGGGGATTATTGTGGGTCCAGAATGGTGTCCGGTACCATTGCCGTCATAGGTCAGACAGGCGCACATCTTGGTTATGGCATGAAGCGCGGTACACTCTTGCTAAATCAGGCCCCGAAACAAGGAATAGGGGCTAACTTTAATGACTGTGGTGCCCATACGTTAGCGTTTCTGCCACTGATGTTTGCCAGCTTTAAGAAATTGGATAGTGCCTTTGCCAATCTTTCTCCTTTTTCGAGAGTGCATCGGTATGCAGGCGATATTGGTGGTATCGGGATGGGTGAGATTCTAGTTAAAATCAGTTGA